A window of Sander vitreus isolate 19-12246 chromosome 18, sanVit1, whole genome shotgun sequence contains these coding sequences:
- the zc3h14 gene encoding zinc finger CCCH domain-containing protein 14 isoform X2, whose product MEIGTEISKKIRAAIKGKLQELGAYIDEELPDYIMVMVANKKTSQQMADDLSLFLGNNTSKFTAWLQGVLEKLRTVAVEPASLSGHQLQSDSGTVAGKSRSSLSEDSRGEELKVLTVSSSRSDRTEARVSSSAHESRRASLEKSSSRLTSTVKPLMEPLPLEAVIDIKPEMDDDLIAEDLVEIGTNHGRTRAASRPTAEIYRPGLSKFTLASSADMCRPSEGSSHSRQQDSRSSRTSRTGSSKEELSRKRKAPVASSVVRVNRAADEDSDDVEEEDTGYGGRGLSSRVSLPSKPERKPTLPPAKQANRNLILKAISEAQDSITKTTAYPTIPQRQTVPVAPRTRVASSEEMTAAIQLVQEHLHSLAPRVQAYTSAELPPSRTPAPARSLASRLQLDLAEISERGEQKDYGVEVTAGSEAKPFDTRSFIMSPPQLGEPTARSQQRPQVKGGVQSALPRTVQASKEKGDSVSPKFIVTLDGVPSPLGNLADCEMELEDVRPPTRVTEATVHANREPKVSVLHRLQGRLTLPEDDVMDVEMAEEGAGPLKKQKVMERCKFWPVCKSGDDCMYHHPTTQCKTFPTCKFGDKCLFVHPNCKYDARCTKPDCPFTHVSRRSTAAPPPRPAVQPVQTTSVCRFFPECKKMDCVFYHPKPCRFAAQCKRAGCTFYHPTTSVPPRHALKWTKTQTSS is encoded by the exons ATGGAGATTGGGACGGAGATAAGCAAGAAAATAAGA GCTGCTATCAAGGGAAAGCTTCAGGAGCTCGGTGCATATATTG ATGAAGAGCTTCCCGACTATATTATGGTGATGGTAGCAAACAAGAAAACGTCCCAACAGATGGCGGACGATCTCTCCCTTTTCCTTGGAAACAACACTAGCAAATTCACAGCATG GTTACAGGGTGTCCTTGAGAAGTTAAGAACGGTTGCAGTCG AGCCTGCATCCCTCAGTGGACATCAGCTCCAGTCTGACAGTGGTACTGTCGCTGGGAAGAGCCGCTCATCTCTAAGTGAggacagcagaggagaggagttgAAGGTGCTGACAGTGTCCAGCTCACGCTCTGATAGGACTGAAGCACGCGTCTCCAGTTCTGCTCATGAAAGCAG GAGAGCTAGCTTGGAGAAGAGTTCCTCTCGACTTACCTCTACCGTTAAGCCCCTCATGGAGCCACTCCCCTTAGAGGCCGTTATTGACATCAAACCAGAGATGGACGATGACCTTATCGCTGAGGATCTTGTAGAAATAGGCACCAACCATGGTCGAACACGCGCAGCTAGTAGACCCACAGCTGAAATCTACAGACCGGGTCTGAGCAAGTTTACATTAGCCAGCTCTGCAGACATGTGTCGACCCTCCGAAGGATCCTCTCACTCAAGGCAGCAGGacagcagaagcagcagaaCCTCCAGAACTGGATCCAGTAAG GAGGAGCTGTCCCGGAAGCGTAAGGCGCCGGTAGCGAGTTCAGTGGTGCGAGTGAACCGAGCAGCAGACGAGGACAGCGATGATGTGGAAGAGGAAGATACAGGCTATGGAGGCAGAGGCCTGTCCAGTAGAGTGTCCCTACCCTCCAAACCAGAACGCAA GCCTACTCTCCCTCCAGCCAAGCAAGCCAACAGGAATCTGATACTGAAGGCTATCTCCGAGGCCCAGGACTCAATCACCAAAACTACAGCCTACCCCACAA TACCACAGAGGCAGACTGTTCCCGTGGCACCTCGTACTCGTGTGGCCAGCAGTGAGGAGATGACTGCAGCCATCCAGCTGGTCCAGGAGCATCTCCACAGCCTGGCCCCCAGGGTTCAGGCCTACACCTCTGCAGAGCTACCTCCTTCCAGAACACCTG CCCCAGCGAGATCTTTAGCTTCACGCCTCCAGTTGGACTTAGCAGAGatcagtgaaagaggagagcAGAAGGACTATG GTGTCGAGGTCACTGCAGGCAGTGAGGCAAAGCCATTTGATACCCGCTCCTTCATAATGAGTCCACCGCAGCTGGGAGAACCTACAGCCAGAAGCCAGCAGCGTCCTCAGGTCAAAGGCGGAGTCCAGTCTGCTTTACCACGCACTGTCCAGgctag TAAGGAGAAGGGTGACTCTGTCAGTCCCAAGTTCATAGTGACATTAGATGGGGTGCCGAGCCCGCTGGGAAATCTTGCCGATTGTGAAATGGAGCTGGAGGATGTGAGACCGCCCACAAGGGTCACCGAGGCGACCGTCCATGCCAACAGGGAGCCCAAAGTCAGCGTCCTTCACAGACTACAGGGAAGACTCACATTACCAGAAG ATGATGTGATGGATGTTGAGATGGCGGAAGAGGGTGCCGGCCCTTTAAAGAAACAGAAGGTGATGGAGCGCTGCAAGTTCTGGCCAGTCTGTAAAAGTGGAGATGATTGTATGTACCATCACCCTACAACACAGTGCAA gACTTTTCCCACTTGCAAGTTTGGGGATAAATGCCTTTTCGTGCATCCCAATTGTAAATACGATGCCAGGTGCACCAAGCCAGACTGTCCCTTCACTCATGTCAGCCGAAGAAGCACAGCTGCTCCTCCGCCCAGGCCAG cagtgcaGCCAGTCCAAACCACTAGTGTGTGCCGCTTCTTTCCAGAGTGCAAGAAGATGGACTGTGTGTTTTATCATCCCAAG CCCTGTCGCTTCGCGGCACAGTGTAAACGAGCTGGGTGTACCTTCTACCACCCGACCACATCTGTGCCTCCGAGACACGCCCTGAAatggacaaaaacacagaccAG CTCATAA
- the zc3h14 gene encoding zinc finger CCCH domain-containing protein 14 isoform X1: protein MEIGTEISKKIRAAIKGKLQELGAYIDEELPDYIMVMVANKKTSQQMADDLSLFLGNNTSKFTAWLQGVLEKLRTVAVEPASLSGHQLQSDSGTVAGKSRSSLSEDSRGEELKVLTVSSSRSDRTEARVSSSAHESRRASLEKSSSRLTSTVKPLMEPLPLEAVIDIKPEMDDDLIAEDLVEIGTNHGRTRAASRPTAEIYRPGLSKFTLASSADMCRPSEGSSHSRQQDSRSSRTSRTGSSKQEELSRKRKAPVASSVVRVNRAADEDSDDVEEEDTGYGGRGLSSRVSLPSKPERKPTLPPAKQANRNLILKAISEAQDSITKTTAYPTIPQRQTVPVAPRTRVASSEEMTAAIQLVQEHLHSLAPRVQAYTSAELPPSRTPAPARSLASRLQLDLAEISERGEQKDYGVEVTAGSEAKPFDTRSFIMSPPQLGEPTARSQQRPQVKGGVQSALPRTVQASKEKGDSVSPKFIVTLDGVPSPLGNLADCEMELEDVRPPTRVTEATVHANREPKVSVLHRLQGRLTLPEDDVMDVEMAEEGAGPLKKQKVMERCKFWPVCKSGDDCMYHHPTTQCKTFPTCKFGDKCLFVHPNCKYDARCTKPDCPFTHVSRRSTAAPPPRPAVQPVQTTSVCRFFPECKKMDCVFYHPKPCRFAAQCKRAGCTFYHPTTSVPPRHALKWTKTQTSS, encoded by the exons ATGGAGATTGGGACGGAGATAAGCAAGAAAATAAGA GCTGCTATCAAGGGAAAGCTTCAGGAGCTCGGTGCATATATTG ATGAAGAGCTTCCCGACTATATTATGGTGATGGTAGCAAACAAGAAAACGTCCCAACAGATGGCGGACGATCTCTCCCTTTTCCTTGGAAACAACACTAGCAAATTCACAGCATG GTTACAGGGTGTCCTTGAGAAGTTAAGAACGGTTGCAGTCG AGCCTGCATCCCTCAGTGGACATCAGCTCCAGTCTGACAGTGGTACTGTCGCTGGGAAGAGCCGCTCATCTCTAAGTGAggacagcagaggagaggagttgAAGGTGCTGACAGTGTCCAGCTCACGCTCTGATAGGACTGAAGCACGCGTCTCCAGTTCTGCTCATGAAAGCAG GAGAGCTAGCTTGGAGAAGAGTTCCTCTCGACTTACCTCTACCGTTAAGCCCCTCATGGAGCCACTCCCCTTAGAGGCCGTTATTGACATCAAACCAGAGATGGACGATGACCTTATCGCTGAGGATCTTGTAGAAATAGGCACCAACCATGGTCGAACACGCGCAGCTAGTAGACCCACAGCTGAAATCTACAGACCGGGTCTGAGCAAGTTTACATTAGCCAGCTCTGCAGACATGTGTCGACCCTCCGAAGGATCCTCTCACTCAAGGCAGCAGGacagcagaagcagcagaaCCTCCAGAACTGGATCCAGTAAG CAGGAGGAGCTGTCCCGGAAGCGTAAGGCGCCGGTAGCGAGTTCAGTGGTGCGAGTGAACCGAGCAGCAGACGAGGACAGCGATGATGTGGAAGAGGAAGATACAGGCTATGGAGGCAGAGGCCTGTCCAGTAGAGTGTCCCTACCCTCCAAACCAGAACGCAA GCCTACTCTCCCTCCAGCCAAGCAAGCCAACAGGAATCTGATACTGAAGGCTATCTCCGAGGCCCAGGACTCAATCACCAAAACTACAGCCTACCCCACAA TACCACAGAGGCAGACTGTTCCCGTGGCACCTCGTACTCGTGTGGCCAGCAGTGAGGAGATGACTGCAGCCATCCAGCTGGTCCAGGAGCATCTCCACAGCCTGGCCCCCAGGGTTCAGGCCTACACCTCTGCAGAGCTACCTCCTTCCAGAACACCTG CCCCAGCGAGATCTTTAGCTTCACGCCTCCAGTTGGACTTAGCAGAGatcagtgaaagaggagagcAGAAGGACTATG GTGTCGAGGTCACTGCAGGCAGTGAGGCAAAGCCATTTGATACCCGCTCCTTCATAATGAGTCCACCGCAGCTGGGAGAACCTACAGCCAGAAGCCAGCAGCGTCCTCAGGTCAAAGGCGGAGTCCAGTCTGCTTTACCACGCACTGTCCAGgctag TAAGGAGAAGGGTGACTCTGTCAGTCCCAAGTTCATAGTGACATTAGATGGGGTGCCGAGCCCGCTGGGAAATCTTGCCGATTGTGAAATGGAGCTGGAGGATGTGAGACCGCCCACAAGGGTCACCGAGGCGACCGTCCATGCCAACAGGGAGCCCAAAGTCAGCGTCCTTCACAGACTACAGGGAAGACTCACATTACCAGAAG ATGATGTGATGGATGTTGAGATGGCGGAAGAGGGTGCCGGCCCTTTAAAGAAACAGAAGGTGATGGAGCGCTGCAAGTTCTGGCCAGTCTGTAAAAGTGGAGATGATTGTATGTACCATCACCCTACAACACAGTGCAA gACTTTTCCCACTTGCAAGTTTGGGGATAAATGCCTTTTCGTGCATCCCAATTGTAAATACGATGCCAGGTGCACCAAGCCAGACTGTCCCTTCACTCATGTCAGCCGAAGAAGCACAGCTGCTCCTCCGCCCAGGCCAG cagtgcaGCCAGTCCAAACCACTAGTGTGTGCCGCTTCTTTCCAGAGTGCAAGAAGATGGACTGTGTGTTTTATCATCCCAAG CCCTGTCGCTTCGCGGCACAGTGTAAACGAGCTGGGTGTACCTTCTACCACCCGACCACATCTGTGCCTCCGAGACACGCCCTGAAatggacaaaaacacagaccAG CTCATAA
- the zc3h14 gene encoding zinc finger CCCH domain-containing protein 14 isoform X3 produces MEIGTEISKKIRAAIKGKLQELGAYIDEELPDYIMVMVANKKTSQQMADDLSLFLGNNTSKFTAWLQGVLEKLRTVAVEPASLSGHQLQSDSGTVAGKSRSSLSEDSRGEELKVLTVSSSRSDRTEARVSSSAHESRRASLEKSSSRLTSTVKPLMEPLPLEAVIDIKPEMDDDLIAEDLVEIGTNHGRTRAASRPTAEIYRPGLSKFTLASSADMCRPSEGSSHSRQQDSRSSRTSRTGSSKQEELSRKRKAPVASSVVRVNRAADEDSDDVEEEDTGYGGRGLSSRVSLPSKPERKPTLPPAKQANRNLILKAISEAQDSITKTTAYPTIPQRQTVPVAPRTRVASSEEMTAAIQLVQEHLHSLAPRVQAYTSAELPPSRTPAPARSLASRLQLDLAEISERGEQKDYGVEVTAGSEAKPFDTRSFIMSPPQLGEPTARSQQRPQVKGGVQSALPRTVQASKEKGDSVSPKFIVTLDGVPSPLGNLADCEMELEDVRPPTRVTEATVHANREPKVSVLHRLQGRLTLPEDDVMDVEMAEEGAGPLKKQKVMERCKFWPVCKSGDDCMYHHPTTQCKTFPTCKFGDKCLFVHPNCKYDARCTKPDCPFTHVSRRSTAAPPPRPVQPVQTTSVCRFFPECKKMDCVFYHPKPCRFAAQCKRAGCTFYHPTTSVPPRHALKWTKTQTSS; encoded by the exons ATGGAGATTGGGACGGAGATAAGCAAGAAAATAAGA GCTGCTATCAAGGGAAAGCTTCAGGAGCTCGGTGCATATATTG ATGAAGAGCTTCCCGACTATATTATGGTGATGGTAGCAAACAAGAAAACGTCCCAACAGATGGCGGACGATCTCTCCCTTTTCCTTGGAAACAACACTAGCAAATTCACAGCATG GTTACAGGGTGTCCTTGAGAAGTTAAGAACGGTTGCAGTCG AGCCTGCATCCCTCAGTGGACATCAGCTCCAGTCTGACAGTGGTACTGTCGCTGGGAAGAGCCGCTCATCTCTAAGTGAggacagcagaggagaggagttgAAGGTGCTGACAGTGTCCAGCTCACGCTCTGATAGGACTGAAGCACGCGTCTCCAGTTCTGCTCATGAAAGCAG GAGAGCTAGCTTGGAGAAGAGTTCCTCTCGACTTACCTCTACCGTTAAGCCCCTCATGGAGCCACTCCCCTTAGAGGCCGTTATTGACATCAAACCAGAGATGGACGATGACCTTATCGCTGAGGATCTTGTAGAAATAGGCACCAACCATGGTCGAACACGCGCAGCTAGTAGACCCACAGCTGAAATCTACAGACCGGGTCTGAGCAAGTTTACATTAGCCAGCTCTGCAGACATGTGTCGACCCTCCGAAGGATCCTCTCACTCAAGGCAGCAGGacagcagaagcagcagaaCCTCCAGAACTGGATCCAGTAAG CAGGAGGAGCTGTCCCGGAAGCGTAAGGCGCCGGTAGCGAGTTCAGTGGTGCGAGTGAACCGAGCAGCAGACGAGGACAGCGATGATGTGGAAGAGGAAGATACAGGCTATGGAGGCAGAGGCCTGTCCAGTAGAGTGTCCCTACCCTCCAAACCAGAACGCAA GCCTACTCTCCCTCCAGCCAAGCAAGCCAACAGGAATCTGATACTGAAGGCTATCTCCGAGGCCCAGGACTCAATCACCAAAACTACAGCCTACCCCACAA TACCACAGAGGCAGACTGTTCCCGTGGCACCTCGTACTCGTGTGGCCAGCAGTGAGGAGATGACTGCAGCCATCCAGCTGGTCCAGGAGCATCTCCACAGCCTGGCCCCCAGGGTTCAGGCCTACACCTCTGCAGAGCTACCTCCTTCCAGAACACCTG CCCCAGCGAGATCTTTAGCTTCACGCCTCCAGTTGGACTTAGCAGAGatcagtgaaagaggagagcAGAAGGACTATG GTGTCGAGGTCACTGCAGGCAGTGAGGCAAAGCCATTTGATACCCGCTCCTTCATAATGAGTCCACCGCAGCTGGGAGAACCTACAGCCAGAAGCCAGCAGCGTCCTCAGGTCAAAGGCGGAGTCCAGTCTGCTTTACCACGCACTGTCCAGgctag TAAGGAGAAGGGTGACTCTGTCAGTCCCAAGTTCATAGTGACATTAGATGGGGTGCCGAGCCCGCTGGGAAATCTTGCCGATTGTGAAATGGAGCTGGAGGATGTGAGACCGCCCACAAGGGTCACCGAGGCGACCGTCCATGCCAACAGGGAGCCCAAAGTCAGCGTCCTTCACAGACTACAGGGAAGACTCACATTACCAGAAG ATGATGTGATGGATGTTGAGATGGCGGAAGAGGGTGCCGGCCCTTTAAAGAAACAGAAGGTGATGGAGCGCTGCAAGTTCTGGCCAGTCTGTAAAAGTGGAGATGATTGTATGTACCATCACCCTACAACACAGTGCAA gACTTTTCCCACTTGCAAGTTTGGGGATAAATGCCTTTTCGTGCATCCCAATTGTAAATACGATGCCAGGTGCACCAAGCCAGACTGTCCCTTCACTCATGTCAGCCGAAGAAGCACAGCTGCTCCTCCGCCCAGGCCAG tgcaGCCAGTCCAAACCACTAGTGTGTGCCGCTTCTTTCCAGAGTGCAAGAAGATGGACTGTGTGTTTTATCATCCCAAG CCCTGTCGCTTCGCGGCACAGTGTAAACGAGCTGGGTGTACCTTCTACCACCCGACCACATCTGTGCCTCCGAGACACGCCCTGAAatggacaaaaacacagaccAG CTCATAA